In Nocardioides dokdonensis FR1436, the following are encoded in one genomic region:
- a CDS encoding thiolase family protein: MSRSTYLVGGARTAFGKFGGGFKDVAVSDLAVPAVQEALKRADLAPDQVDHLVLGNTVHTTADAPFGSRVVTLNAGLPQSAASLGVIRACGTGLQAIASASDQILLGRSEVAVAAGVEVYSAAPHVIRSRWGVKRGVPQVEDMLDWAYQDPFDGSLMGQTAEALAAHAGIDKDEQDEYALASQQRTARALEAGYLGEEIIAFVGVEADEFPRPQTTAAKLASMDSPFRDGGTVTAGNSSGVNDGAAAIGVVSGEAVERLGLDPVARIVDWAVVGCDPRLMGRGPVPATEALFERTGLGADDMDVVEINEAFAVVVLNAVRELGLDPSRVNRNGGAISIGHPPGATGIRMTMAATNELRRTGGRYGLLTMCLGAGQGMSMIVENLRR, from the coding sequence ATGTCCCGATCGACGTACCTCGTCGGAGGAGCCAGGACCGCCTTCGGCAAGTTCGGGGGTGGGTTCAAGGACGTCGCCGTGAGCGACCTTGCGGTCCCCGCGGTGCAGGAGGCGCTCAAGCGCGCCGACCTGGCTCCTGACCAGGTGGACCACCTGGTCCTCGGCAACACCGTGCACACCACCGCCGACGCCCCGTTCGGCAGCCGGGTGGTCACCCTCAACGCGGGTCTGCCCCAGTCGGCGGCGTCCTTGGGAGTGATCCGGGCATGTGGTACGGGACTCCAGGCGATCGCCTCGGCCTCGGACCAGATCCTCCTGGGTCGCTCCGAGGTGGCGGTCGCGGCCGGGGTCGAGGTCTACTCCGCCGCGCCCCACGTGATCCGCTCCCGGTGGGGTGTCAAGCGCGGCGTGCCCCAGGTCGAGGACATGCTCGACTGGGCCTACCAGGATCCTTTCGACGGTTCCCTGATGGGACAGACCGCCGAGGCGCTGGCTGCGCATGCAGGCATCGACAAGGACGAGCAGGACGAGTATGCGCTGGCCAGCCAGCAGCGCACCGCCCGCGCTCTCGAGGCCGGCTACCTCGGCGAGGAGATCATTGCCTTCGTCGGGGTGGAGGCGGACGAGTTCCCGCGGCCGCAGACGACCGCGGCCAAGCTGGCCTCGATGGACTCCCCCTTCCGTGACGGGGGCACCGTGACGGCCGGTAACTCCTCCGGCGTCAACGACGGCGCCGCTGCCATCGGCGTGGTCTCGGGTGAGGCCGTCGAGCGGCTGGGCCTGGATCCCGTGGCGCGGATCGTCGACTGGGCCGTGGTCGGGTGCGACCCCCGCCTCATGGGCCGCGGGCCCGTGCCGGCCACCGAGGCGCTGTTCGAGCGCACAGGCCTGGGCGCCGACGACATGGACGTCGTGGAGATCAACGAGGCCTTCGCCGTCGTCGTGCTCAACGCCGTGCGTGAGCTCGGCCTGGATCCCTCCCGGGTCAACCGCAACGGTGGCGCGATCTCGATCGGGCACCCGCCGGGGGCGACGGGGATCCGGATGACGATGGCTGCGACCAACGAGCTGCGGCGTACCGGCGGTCGCTACGGCCTGCTCACGATGTGCCTCGGCGCCGGGCAGGGCATGTCGATGATCGTGGAGAACCTGCGCCGCTGA
- a CDS encoding AMP-binding protein yields the protein MVISLAHQLGHAARAHGAATWLTTPREEVSWEQAWVGVRRTATALREAGVQPGDRVGIFCRNGVEFVQTWFAAQAVGATTVPVNTGFQTNEARYVLEHARVRLLVADTDTVDVVRRARADLPGLDLVVVVDGDSDDLGAHEVGFASFTDLTPLAEDEVHAPTAAETASILYTSGTSGPPKGCLLGHAFFDFGARSVASQLELSEADVMMCVLPLFHMNAQASSVATSLHVGARLVLEDRFSARGFWPRVREQGVTAFSYLGIISAALAKLPPSPLDREHELRVAMGAGMPADLHAGFEDRFGVKMLEVFGMTETCIDLATRLVDDRHVGRRSLGTVVPGKEARIVDEQGQPLADGHPGHLQVRGEGLFQGYLDDPETTASSFDGPWFRTGDLAVRDTDGWFYYVDRSKDIVRRAGENIGSVEVEAVLSAHPAVQSAAVIGVEDDVVGHEVKALVVLQDDHAESPELLDEILRHCATHLAAFKVPRYLQVLPELPRTESLKIRKADLRRTHATPEGSYERTWRRLSQA from the coding sequence ATGGTCATCTCACTCGCCCACCAGCTCGGCCACGCTGCTCGCGCACACGGCGCCGCGACCTGGCTCACCACCCCGCGGGAGGAGGTCAGCTGGGAGCAGGCGTGGGTGGGCGTGCGCCGCACGGCCACCGCCCTGCGCGAGGCAGGTGTGCAGCCCGGCGACCGGGTGGGCATCTTCTGCCGCAACGGGGTGGAGTTCGTCCAGACCTGGTTCGCGGCGCAGGCGGTCGGCGCCACCACGGTCCCGGTCAACACCGGCTTCCAGACGAACGAGGCGCGCTACGTGCTCGAGCACGCGAGGGTCCGGCTGCTCGTCGCGGACACCGACACGGTCGACGTCGTCCGCCGGGCCCGCGCGGACCTGCCCGGCCTGGACCTCGTCGTCGTGGTCGATGGCGACAGCGACGACCTCGGAGCCCACGAGGTCGGCTTCGCATCCTTCACCGACCTGACCCCGTTGGCCGAGGACGAGGTCCACGCGCCGACGGCCGCGGAGACCGCCTCGATCCTCTACACCTCCGGCACCTCGGGCCCCCCGAAGGGCTGCCTGCTCGGCCACGCCTTCTTCGACTTCGGCGCCCGCTCGGTGGCCAGCCAGCTCGAGCTGAGCGAGGCCGACGTGATGATGTGCGTGCTGCCGCTGTTCCACATGAACGCCCAGGCCTCGTCCGTGGCCACCTCGTTGCACGTCGGTGCTCGGTTGGTGCTTGAGGACCGCTTCTCGGCCCGCGGCTTCTGGCCCCGCGTCCGCGAGCAGGGCGTCACCGCGTTCAGCTACCTGGGCATCATCTCCGCCGCGCTGGCCAAGCTGCCTCCCAGCCCGCTGGACCGCGAGCACGAGCTGCGCGTCGCGATGGGTGCCGGGATGCCGGCCGATCTGCACGCCGGCTTCGAGGACCGGTTCGGCGTCAAGATGCTCGAGGTCTTCGGCATGACCGAGACGTGCATCGACCTGGCCACCCGCCTTGTCGACGACCGTCACGTCGGCCGTCGCTCGCTCGGCACGGTGGTGCCCGGCAAGGAGGCGCGGATCGTCGACGAGCAGGGGCAGCCGCTCGCCGACGGGCACCCGGGGCACCTCCAGGTGCGCGGCGAGGGGCTCTTCCAGGGGTACCTGGACGACCCGGAGACGACCGCCTCGTCCTTCGACGGCCCCTGGTTCCGGACCGGCGACCTGGCGGTGCGCGACACCGACGGCTGGTTCTACTACGTCGACCGTTCCAAGGACATCGTCCGCCGGGCCGGGGAGAACATCGGGTCGGTGGAGGTCGAGGCCGTGCTGTCGGCCCACCCCGCCGTGCAGTCGGCTGCGGTGATCGGTGTGGAGGATGACGTGGTGGGCCACGAGGTCAAGGCGCTGGTCGTGCTCCAGGACGACCACGCCGAGTCGCCCGAGCTGTTGGACGAGATCCTCCGGCACTGCGCCACCCACCTGGCCGCCTTCAAGGTGCCGCGCTACCTGCAGGTGCTGCCCGAGCTCCCCAGGACCGAGAGCCTCAAGATCCGCAAGGCCGACCTCCGCCGCACCCACGCCACGCCCGAGGGGAGCTACGAGCGGACCTGGCGCAGGCTGTCGCAGGCCTGA
- a CDS encoding dihydrolipoyl dehydrogenase family protein translates to MSAAPERVRTEVLVLGGGPGGYVAALRAATLGAEVTLVERDHLGGVCLNEGCIPSKILLHAAETVESVVHAPWARSNSPITLDHAGLQLFKTDTVGRLRGGIAGLLRARRVRVITGLGRFTGEHTLAVEGADGGTEVEFDYAVVATGSAPVELASLPFDHDRVVHARHVLDWRHTPDRVVVVGGGAIGVELATFLGASGAEVLLVEAQDRLLAGFDATVVRPVLDALRERGVSIRTSTVVEDDDGTTVGLRSAAGEVERIETDHVVVAVGRRPLLPDLGPLDLRRGPGGHLLVDDRLRTSAPHVFAIGDLTQGPALAHRAMAQGKVAGHNAHGADEVFDPVCVPSVVYSAPELARAGLTPDEAQALGHDVATTRFSLRGNGRALGLGVDGDGLLLHDAVTGLVLGFELSGPAAGEVVPSLVVALEMGAVVQDLADMVFPHPSVSEVVGEMADLALGLGLHGR, encoded by the coding sequence ATGAGCGCCGCTCCCGAACGCGTCCGGACCGAGGTGCTGGTGCTCGGCGGTGGACCCGGCGGGTACGTCGCCGCGCTCCGCGCGGCCACCCTCGGCGCCGAGGTGACCCTGGTCGAGCGTGACCATCTCGGCGGGGTCTGCCTCAACGAGGGCTGCATCCCCAGCAAGATCCTGCTGCACGCCGCCGAGACCGTGGAGAGCGTCGTCCACGCGCCGTGGGCGCGCAGCAACTCGCCGATCACCCTCGACCACGCTGGTCTCCAGCTGTTCAAGACCGACACGGTGGGCCGGCTGCGCGGCGGGATCGCGGGCCTGCTGCGGGCCCGGCGGGTCCGCGTGATCACCGGTCTCGGACGCTTCACCGGCGAGCACACCCTGGCCGTCGAGGGTGCGGACGGCGGCACCGAGGTGGAGTTCGACTACGCGGTGGTCGCGACCGGTTCAGCCCCGGTCGAGCTCGCCTCCCTTCCGTTCGACCACGACCGGGTGGTGCACGCGCGCCACGTCCTGGACTGGCGGCACACCCCGGACCGCGTCGTCGTGGTCGGGGGCGGGGCGATCGGCGTCGAGCTCGCCACCTTCCTGGGCGCGTCCGGTGCCGAGGTGCTGTTGGTGGAAGCGCAGGACCGGCTGCTCGCCGGGTTCGACGCCACCGTGGTGCGACCGGTCCTCGATGCTCTCCGGGAACGTGGGGTGTCGATCCGCACCTCGACCGTCGTCGAGGACGACGACGGCACCACCGTAGGTCTGCGCAGTGCGGCCGGCGAGGTGGAGCGGATCGAGACCGACCACGTCGTGGTCGCCGTCGGGCGTAGGCCGCTCCTGCCCGACCTCGGCCCGCTCGACCTGCGCCGGGGGCCGGGTGGCCACCTGCTGGTCGACGACCGGCTGCGCACCTCGGCCCCGCACGTGTTCGCGATCGGTGACCTGACCCAGGGCCCCGCCCTGGCGCACCGGGCGATGGCGCAGGGCAAGGTCGCCGGCCACAACGCCCACGGCGCGGACGAGGTCTTCGACCCGGTCTGCGTGCCGAGCGTCGTCTACTCGGCCCCCGAGCTGGCGCGCGCGGGTCTGACCCCGGACGAGGCGCAGGCGCTGGGCCACGACGTGGCCACCACCCGCTTCTCGTTGCGTGGCAATGGTCGGGCCTTGGGCCTGGGCGTCGACGGTGACGGACTGCTCCTGCACGACGCGGTCACCGGCCTGGTGCTCGGCTTCGAGCTGTCCGGCCCGGCAGCGGGGGAGGTCGTGCCCAGCCTGGTCGTCGCGCTCGAGATGGGCGCCGTGGTCCAGGACCTGGCCGACATGGTCTTCCCGCACCCGTCGGTCTCGGAGGTGGTCGGGGAGATGGCCGACCTGGCGCTCGGGCTCGGCCTGCACGGCCGCTGA
- a CDS encoding dihydrolipoamide acetyltransferase family protein, whose protein sequence is MRDFLLPDVGEGLAEAELLAWLVEVGDQVTEGQPIAEVSTDKVNVELPSPCDGVIGELPWRVTDVIPVGATLARIETAGQQQTEPADPAKPAQQTEPAHEPPAKPAGVPAEPGTRDRRVVAAPSTRRVAREQGIDLTRVRGSGPGGRILRADLEQPGATTSPDRAPAPAPTPAVPGQSWTELPLSGVRLTSAKRLEHSARTYATATTTFTVHGDGLLRLRSALRSEVEGEQVGMLALMLKAVSAALVRNPRFNARVDEESRTLLVGSHVDLAVAIATEHGLTVPAVRAVQEKSARRVHAEVRELSERAHAQRLTAQEMDGATFTVSSTGSLERSRMVSTTPIINPPQVATLWLSRIADAPRVGQGGLEAGPVLTGSISFDHRFIDGAEAVAMINDLTLFLEEPERALA, encoded by the coding sequence ATGCGTGACTTCCTGCTGCCCGACGTCGGAGAAGGTCTCGCGGAGGCCGAGCTCCTGGCCTGGCTGGTCGAGGTCGGTGACCAGGTCACCGAGGGTCAGCCGATCGCCGAGGTGAGCACCGACAAGGTCAACGTCGAGCTGCCCTCACCCTGTGACGGCGTGATCGGTGAGCTCCCCTGGCGCGTCACCGACGTGATCCCGGTCGGCGCCACGCTCGCCCGGATCGAGACGGCCGGGCAGCAGCAGACCGAGCCGGCAGACCCGGCCAAGCCGGCCCAGCAGACCGAGCCGGCCCACGAGCCCCCTGCGAAGCCGGCCGGGGTGCCGGCCGAGCCCGGGACCCGGGACCGCCGGGTCGTGGCAGCGCCGTCCACACGGCGGGTGGCCCGCGAGCAGGGGATCGACCTCACCCGAGTCCGGGGGAGCGGCCCCGGTGGCCGGATCCTGCGCGCCGACCTCGAGCAGCCCGGAGCCACGACCTCCCCGGACCGGGCCCCGGCACCGGCTCCGACGCCGGCGGTCCCGGGCCAGTCGTGGACCGAGCTGCCGCTCAGCGGCGTCCGGCTGACCTCCGCCAAGCGGCTGGAGCACTCGGCCCGCACCTACGCCACGGCCACGACGACGTTCACGGTGCACGGCGACGGGCTGCTCCGGCTCCGCTCGGCCCTGCGCAGCGAGGTCGAGGGTGAGCAGGTCGGCATGCTCGCGCTGATGCTCAAGGCGGTGTCGGCCGCCCTGGTCCGCAACCCGCGCTTCAACGCCCGGGTGGACGAGGAGAGCCGGACCCTGCTGGTGGGCAGCCACGTCGACCTGGCGGTCGCCATCGCGACCGAGCACGGACTCACCGTGCCCGCCGTGCGGGCGGTCCAGGAGAAGTCCGCCCGCCGGGTCCATGCCGAGGTGCGCGAGCTCTCCGAGCGGGCGCACGCCCAGAGGCTGACCGCCCAGGAGATGGACGGCGCCACCTTCACCGTCTCGAGCACGGGATCACTGGAGCGGTCCCGGATGGTCTCGACGACCCCGATCATCAACCCGCCCCAGGTCGCCACGCTCTGGCTCTCCCGGATCGCCGACGCGCCCCGGGTGGGCCAGGGCGGGCTCGAGGCAGGTCCGGTGCTGACCGGGTCGATCAGCTTCGACCACCGGTTCATCGACGGGGCGGAGGCCGTCGCGATGATCAACGACCTGACCCTCTTCCTCGAGGAGCCGGAGAGGGCACTGGCATGA
- a CDS encoding alpha-ketoacid dehydrogenase subunit beta, producing the protein MSELTVLEAITAAMADSLEADSSVVVLGEDVGVSGGIFRATQGLQQQFGPQRVIDTPLDEKGIVAHAVGMALYGLRPIVEVQFSGFIHDAFEQIMFCASKYRWMTGGEYSCPMVLRAPSYGGIKGGFWHSQSPEAYFTHGGGIKVLTPTTPDDCYRSLLAAVADPDPVLVIEPVPLYRSLRGEVERDGKALEPGTSRTVRAGRDVTVLTWGPQVLRSVEAAEALAADGIDVEVLDLRSLVPLDVDAIVASVQRTGRVLIVHEAARTGGFGAELATLVQEKAFGYLHAPIERVTGHDVPYNFSTGDEYYRPDVLRITAGIKRLTEFEF; encoded by the coding sequence TTGAGCGAGCTCACCGTCCTGGAAGCCATCACGGCGGCCATGGCCGACTCCCTGGAGGCCGACAGCTCCGTGGTGGTGCTGGGAGAGGACGTCGGCGTCAGCGGCGGGATCTTCCGGGCCACCCAGGGGCTGCAGCAGCAGTTCGGCCCCCAGCGGGTGATCGACACACCGCTGGACGAGAAGGGGATAGTCGCCCACGCCGTGGGCATGGCGCTCTACGGCCTCAGGCCGATCGTCGAGGTGCAGTTCTCCGGCTTCATCCACGATGCCTTCGAGCAGATCATGTTCTGCGCCTCGAAGTACCGCTGGATGACCGGCGGCGAGTACAGCTGTCCGATGGTGCTGCGAGCTCCGTCGTACGGCGGGATCAAGGGCGGCTTCTGGCACTCCCAGAGCCCCGAGGCGTACTTCACCCACGGCGGCGGCATCAAGGTCCTCACCCCGACCACCCCCGACGACTGCTACCGCAGCCTCCTCGCCGCCGTCGCCGACCCCGACCCGGTGCTGGTCATCGAGCCGGTTCCTCTCTACCGGTCGCTGCGCGGCGAGGTGGAGCGGGACGGCAAGGCGCTCGAGCCGGGAACCTCGCGCACCGTCCGGGCAGGCCGCGACGTCACCGTGCTGACCTGGGGGCCGCAGGTCCTGCGCTCGGTGGAGGCGGCCGAGGCGCTGGCCGCCGACGGCATCGACGTCGAGGTCCTCGACCTGCGCAGCCTGGTGCCGCTCGACGTGGACGCGATCGTGGCGTCGGTCCAGCGGACCGGTCGCGTCCTCATCGTGCACGAGGCCGCGCGCACCGGCGGGTTCGGCGCCGAGCTGGCGACCTTGGTGCAGGAGAAGGCGTTCGGCTACCTGCACGCACCCATCGAGAGGGTCACCGGGCACGACGTCCCCTACAACTTCTCCACCGGGGACGAGTACTACCGCCCCGACGTCCTGCGGATCACCGCCGGGATCAAGCGACTGACGGAGTTCGAGTTCTGA
- a CDS encoding thiamine pyrophosphate-dependent dehydrogenase E1 component subunit alpha produces MSTPTTGHKFAGAPRTLVEPPLAHAEENGIIQRLTKDGEVIGEEPTIDPAVARRIYETMVTTRLLDERGWELQRSGRVEFWIPMRGQEASHVASSAAFDPEDWIFIASREAGVMLWRGAPLEQLFAQIFGRAAEPLRGRRLPLLFGDRSRNVVPCTTQVGAYIPHAAGAAWASKLKGDDRAFIVYFGDGATSRGEFHSALNFAGVHRPPILFFCQNNGWAVSTPNSVQTATHTFAEKAAGYGLPGVRVDGNDFLALWETTSRLRKRSLSDGPTLVESVTYRQGFHTSSDNPELYRTDEEAAAWAEWDPLHRARRFLERRGAWDADQETALVAGQRARISEAIHAAELLPKPDPEDQFHDVLATPDRALLEQLAQLTDDLKGATP; encoded by the coding sequence ATGAGCACCCCGACCACTGGGCATAAGTTCGCGGGCGCCCCCCGCACGCTGGTGGAGCCCCCCCTGGCCCACGCCGAGGAGAACGGCATCATCCAGCGCCTCACCAAGGACGGGGAGGTGATCGGTGAGGAGCCGACCATCGACCCCGCGGTGGCGCGACGCATCTACGAGACGATGGTGACCACCCGCCTGCTCGACGAGCGGGGCTGGGAGCTGCAGCGCTCGGGACGCGTGGAGTTCTGGATCCCGATGCGGGGGCAGGAGGCCTCGCACGTCGCCTCCAGCGCTGCCTTCGACCCGGAGGACTGGATCTTCATCGCCTCCCGCGAGGCCGGGGTCATGCTGTGGCGCGGCGCGCCCCTGGAGCAGCTCTTCGCGCAGATCTTCGGACGCGCGGCCGAGCCGCTCCGCGGCCGTCGGCTGCCGCTCCTCTTCGGCGACCGCAGCCGCAACGTCGTGCCCTGCACGACGCAGGTCGGGGCCTACATCCCGCACGCCGCCGGGGCGGCCTGGGCGTCGAAGCTCAAGGGCGACGACCGGGCCTTCATCGTCTACTTCGGGGACGGCGCGACCTCTCGCGGGGAGTTCCACAGCGCGCTCAACTTCGCGGGCGTCCACCGGCCGCCGATCCTCTTCTTCTGCCAGAACAACGGCTGGGCCGTCTCCACGCCCAACTCGGTGCAGACCGCGACCCACACCTTCGCAGAGAAGGCCGCGGGCTACGGCCTCCCGGGCGTCCGGGTCGACGGCAACGACTTCCTCGCGCTGTGGGAGACGACCTCACGGCTGCGGAAGCGCTCGCTGAGCGACGGCCCGACGCTGGTGGAATCGGTCACCTACCGCCAGGGCTTCCACACGTCGTCGGACAACCCCGAGCTCTACCGCACCGACGAGGAGGCGGCTGCCTGGGCCGAGTGGGACCCGCTCCACCGGGCGCGCCGGTTCCTGGAGCGCCGCGGAGCGTGGGACGCCGACCAGGAGACCGCGCTGGTGGCGGGCCAGCGCGCCAGGATCAGCGAGGCCATCCACGCGGCGGAGCTCTTGCCGAAGCCGGACCCCGAGGACCAGTTCCACGACGTGCTGGCCACTCCCGACCGGGCGCTGCTCGAGCAGCTCGCCCAGCTGACCGACGACTTGAAGGGGGCTACGCCTTGA
- a CDS encoding branched-chain amino acid ABC transporter permease, translating into MLDVPEARTRAGAGQHLRPARLLGPALLVVLLLAFPFIASSFWLTVAVFCAIAASGALSLNLLVGYAGQVSVGHAFFLGVGAYVGAYGGQHGWSFPVIVLAAVGLPALVGLLVGPVALRLRELYLAITTLGLVYVGQWIVVAFDGVTGGVSGTPTTDLDVFGFDLGTSAYALGLPMTRDVRYYFAALALAALIGFAIYNLSRSRPGRAMMAVRDRQVAASVAGVDVTRYKLAAFTVSSGMAGATGLLYGSYLGYLVPESFSLELSITYLAMIIIGGFGSVLGSVLGAVLITALPQVLSYLAEYSTFLATDNRADHVAVLLYGTALVLFLLFEPEGLAGIWRRAARRVTRRGSEQPEGSTR; encoded by the coding sequence ATGCTCGACGTCCCCGAGGCCCGGACCCGGGCAGGGGCCGGTCAGCACCTACGACCGGCACGCCTCCTGGGACCGGCCCTCCTGGTCGTCCTCCTCCTCGCCTTCCCCTTCATCGCATCCTCGTTCTGGCTCACGGTCGCGGTCTTCTGTGCGATCGCCGCGAGCGGTGCGCTCTCGCTCAACCTCTTGGTCGGCTACGCCGGCCAGGTCTCGGTGGGCCACGCGTTCTTCCTCGGCGTCGGTGCCTACGTCGGTGCCTACGGCGGTCAGCACGGCTGGTCGTTCCCGGTCATCGTGCTCGCAGCAGTGGGCCTCCCTGCGCTGGTCGGACTGCTGGTCGGCCCGGTGGCGCTGCGTCTGCGTGAGCTCTACCTGGCCATCACGACCCTGGGTCTGGTCTACGTCGGGCAGTGGATCGTGGTCGCCTTCGACGGGGTCACCGGCGGCGTGAGCGGCACGCCGACCACCGACCTCGACGTCTTCGGCTTCGACCTGGGGACTTCCGCCTACGCGCTCGGCCTGCCGATGACTCGCGACGTGCGCTACTACTTCGCAGCGCTCGCGCTCGCCGCCCTGATCGGGTTCGCCATCTACAACCTGTCCCGCAGCCGCCCGGGGCGCGCCATGATGGCGGTCCGCGACCGGCAGGTCGCGGCCTCGGTCGCCGGCGTGGACGTCACCCGCTACAAGCTCGCTGCCTTCACCGTCTCGTCCGGCATGGCAGGGGCCACCGGTCTGCTCTACGGCAGCTACCTGGGTTACCTGGTGCCCGAGTCCTTCTCCCTCGAGCTCTCCATCACCTACCTGGCGATGATCATCATCGGCGGCTTCGGCAGCGTCCTCGGCTCCGTCCTCGGTGCCGTCCTGATCACGGCGCTGCCGCAGGTTCTCAGCTACCTGGCCGAGTACTCCACCTTCCTGGCCACCGACAACCGCGCCGACCACGTGGCGGTGCTGCTCTACGGGACCGCACTGGTGCTGTTCCTGCTCTTCGAGCCCGAGGGGCTGGCCGGCATCTGGCGGCGCGCCGCACGACGAGTGACCCGACGTGGGTCCGAGCAACCGGAGGGATCCACCCGATGA
- a CDS encoding ABC transporter ATP-binding protein codes for MKTPAPEGTAALDVRGACARYQNADVLHGIDLTVEPGRVTALLGANGAGKTTFLRCVLGLMPVHRGEMTSGSVTVLGREVTRASAQRRIKAGLAIVPEGRRLFADLSIEQNLRIGASTRRDKEIGQDIEQLLERFPALQRPKIQAGYLSGGEQQMLAIGRALMARPKVLLLDEPSLGLAPLVVDSVFETIASLAQDGIGVLLVEQNAERALQASSHAVVLQAGKVVRSGASAELADDPVIQESYLGVAS; via the coding sequence ATGAAGACCCCCGCACCGGAAGGCACCGCTGCGCTCGACGTGCGCGGGGCCTGTGCGCGCTACCAGAACGCCGACGTCCTGCACGGCATCGACCTGACGGTGGAACCCGGGAGGGTGACGGCCCTGCTCGGCGCCAACGGCGCCGGCAAGACCACCTTCCTGCGCTGCGTCCTGGGCCTGATGCCCGTGCACCGGGGGGAGATGACCTCCGGCTCGGTCACCGTGCTCGGTCGCGAGGTCACCCGGGCGTCCGCCCAGCGCCGGATCAAGGCGGGGTTGGCCATCGTGCCCGAGGGGCGTCGGCTCTTCGCCGACCTGAGCATCGAGCAGAACCTGCGGATCGGGGCGTCCACACGACGTGACAAGGAGATCGGCCAGGACATCGAGCAGCTGCTCGAGAGGTTCCCGGCGCTCCAGCGACCCAAGATCCAGGCCGGCTACCTCTCCGGGGGTGAGCAGCAGATGCTCGCGATCGGGCGCGCCCTGATGGCCCGCCCGAAGGTGCTCCTCCTCGACGAGCCGTCCCTGGGTCTGGCCCCGCTGGTCGTGGACTCGGTCTTCGAGACCATCGCATCCCTGGCGCAGGACGGGATCGGGGTGCTCCTGGTGGAGCAGAACGCCGAGCGGGCCCTGCAGGCCTCGTCGCACGCAGTGGTCCTCCAGGCCGGCAAGGTGGTGCGCTCCGGCGCCAGTGCGGAGCTCGCCGACGACCCCGTCATCCAGGAGAGCTACCTGGGGGTGGCGTCGTGA
- a CDS encoding branched-chain amino acid ABC transporter permease — MKLAQLLLAGMVLGSIYGLIAMGFAIIYKATKIVHFAHGAMLPLGAYLVYTFAVRWEQPWGVALVGAAAICAALNVLMQRIFARRMLGRPLFAAIMITFGFEILLRAGMNLIWKGKERPIGDPWGADTVTLAGGVTTPVASLWILGAAAVCMAAVFAFFRWSSLGVQMLGTASDQEAALMSGVPIQRTFAVAWAIAGVLAVVAGVAASLFPRTLGPELVMLGMRAFPAAILGGLDSVVGAVVGGMAIGIVEVMVAGYLSESAIFGANFSAVSGYIIMIIVLMVRPYGLFGRKEVARV; from the coding sequence ATGAAGCTAGCGCAGCTGTTGTTGGCCGGGATGGTGCTCGGCTCCATCTACGGTCTCATCGCGATGGGTTTCGCCATCATCTACAAGGCCACCAAGATCGTCCACTTCGCCCACGGGGCGATGCTCCCGCTGGGTGCCTACCTCGTGTACACGTTCGCGGTGCGCTGGGAGCAGCCCTGGGGGGTGGCGCTCGTCGGGGCCGCAGCGATCTGCGCCGCCCTGAACGTGCTGATGCAGCGGATCTTCGCCCGTCGCATGCTGGGCCGCCCGCTCTTCGCGGCCATCATGATCACCTTCGGCTTCGAGATCCTGCTGCGCGCTGGGATGAACCTGATCTGGAAGGGCAAGGAGCGTCCGATCGGCGACCCCTGGGGTGCCGACACGGTGACGCTGGCCGGTGGCGTGACGACACCCGTCGCCTCACTGTGGATCCTCGGGGCGGCGGCCGTCTGCATGGCCGCGGTCTTCGCCTTCTTCAGGTGGAGCAGCCTGGGCGTGCAGATGCTGGGCACCGCCAGCGACCAGGAGGCCGCCCTGATGAGCGGCGTCCCGATCCAACGCACCTTCGCGGTCGCCTGGGCCATCGCCGGAGTGCTCGCCGTGGTCGCCGGAGTCGCGGCCTCCCTCTTCCCGAGGACCCTCGGACCGGAGCTGGTGATGCTCGGCATGCGGGCCTTCCCGGCCGCCATCCTGGGCGGGCTGGACTCGGTGGTCGGAGCCGTGGTCGGCGGCATGGCCATCGGCATCGTGGAGGTGATGGTCGCCGGCTACCTGTCCGAGAGCGCGATCTTCGGTGCCAACTTCAGCGCGGTGAGCGGGTACATCATCATGATCATCGTCCTGATGGTGCGGCCCTACGGCCTGTTCGGCCGCAAGGAGGTAGCGCGGGTATGA